The sequence GGCCAGACCGGCAGAAGCGTGACCGGCGCCACGGAATTGCAACCGGCAGCAGGCGTCCACCACCAGCGCCGTGCCGCCCATGACCGTCAGCGTGCCCAGCAGCACCACGGCCAGCAGCTTGAGCCCCAGCAGACTCAGGAATTCCCGGTGATCCAGCACCGCCAGCACGGCGGGCACGAAGAACAGCAGCATTTCGGCCATCAGCCACCGGGCGCCGCGTTGCAGGTCCACCACGTTCACCCTGCCAGAGGCCAGCAGCAGCAACACCAGCACAAGGCCCACCACCCCGCCGGGCACGGGCAGATGGGCGTATCGGGCCACGGCTTCGCCCGCCAGCCACAGGGCGGCGAGGAACAGACACTGGATCAGGCGGCTGCGGCGGGCGGCCAGCCGCAGGGAAAGGGAAAGCTTGCGAACGGACATGTGATGCTCCTTGGCGCTGCTTGGCGTCGATATCTACGTATGCCCGGCGCATGTGGTCGTAAAATGAATTGACAGCATGGATGGTATCTCTGTTAGGAATAGATTATGGAGTTCAGAACGTTGCAGGCTTTTGTGGAAGTGGTGCGCCACGGCGGATTTTCCGCCGCGGCAAGAGCGCTGTTCACCACCCAGTCCAACGTGAGCAAGGCCGTGCGCCAGTTGGAGAGCGAACTGGGCGTGGTGCTGCTGGACCGCATGGGCAGCAGAAGCCAGCTTACGGATGCTGGCGAGGTGGTGTTTCGCCGGGCGCGGGGCATTCTGGCCGCCACGGAGGACATCCAGGGGGAACTGGACGACCTGCGGGGGCTGCGGCGCGGAACGCTGCGGCTGGGCGTGCCGCTGTTCGGCAGCCGCGTCCTGTTTGCGCCGGTGTTTGCGTTGTTCCGCACCCGCTACCCAGGCGTGGACGTGGGACTTGTGGAGGACGGCAGCAGGCGGCTGGGTGAATTGCTGCACGCGGGCGAGGTGGATCTTGCGGCATCGCTGACGCCCATATCCGGGGAATTCGAGTGGCAGCATGTGCGCGCGGAGCCGCTGGTGGCGCTGCTGCCTCCGGGTCATGCCCTGTCCGGCAGGTGCGGCCTGCGCCTGCGCGAGCTTGCGGGTGAGCCGTTCATCCTGTTCGGCGAGGCGTTTCAGTTGAATCAGATCATTCTCGACGGGTGCGAGCGCAACGGCTTTCGTCCGAAAGTGGCGGCGCGCAGCGGTC comes from Nitratidesulfovibrio sp. and encodes:
- a CDS encoding CidA/LrgA family protein, translating into MSVRKLSLSLRLAARRSRLIQCLFLAALWLAGEAVARYAHLPVPGGVVGLVLVLLLLASGRVNVVDLQRGARWLMAEMLLFFVPAVLAVLDHREFLSLLGLKLLAVVLLGTLTVMGGTALVVDACCRLQFRGAGHASAGLAHTCATLSGSARHPS
- a CDS encoding LysR substrate-binding domain-containing protein — its product is MEFRTLQAFVEVVRHGGFSAAARALFTTQSNVSKAVRQLESELGVVLLDRMGSRSQLTDAGEVVFRRARGILAATEDIQGELDDLRGLRRGTLRLGVPLFGSRVLFAPVFALFRTRYPGVDVGLVEDGSRRLGELLHAGEVDLAASLTPISGEFEWQHVRAEPLVALLPPGHALSGRCGLRLRELAGEPFILFGEAFQLNQIILDGCERNGFRPKVAARSGQMDFIIGLVEAGLGVALLPRLMVADHTTTAARVLLDEPDMWWRMALIWRRGGYLSHAARAWLDLAREVHGTVDDAPASPE